A genomic window from Enoplosus armatus isolate fEnoArm2 chromosome 18, fEnoArm2.hap1, whole genome shotgun sequence includes:
- the slc20a1b gene encoding sodium-dependent phosphate transporter 1-B isoform X4, whose translation MVSTTATAIILASTVGLATHTALTEYMWLLIVGFIIAFILAFSVGANDVANSFGTAVGSGVVTLRQACILATVFETLGSVLLGAKVSETIRKGIIDVNMYNGSEHVLMAGSISAMFGSAVWQLAASFLKLPISGTHCIVGATIGFSLVARGQQGVKWLELLRIVGSWFLSPLLSGIMSAIVFYFVRVFILHKKDPVPNGLRALPVFYAITMGINLFSIMFTGAPMLGFDKIPWWGTLLISLGFSLLTAIVVWFIVCPRLKKKIARDIKSSSPSESPLMEKRELREAHCPILKQTAKETSTPTTPAVDQSTSAQLQAAPEERRVAFDIGDSDDVDNNKERKVAFDIGDSDDTDYSIFNNRSAQIPSNGYSQYHTVHKDSGLYKDLLHKLHLAKVGDCMGEGGDRPIRRNNSYTSYTMAIIGMHGDFKHKEGEFRASEDGDKGPGSGGQERKRVRMDSYTSYCNAVAEHTTPEALGEGDVTLEMGKEDAGSSQSSLDDDGLEADKPEVSTLFQFLQILTACFGSFAHGGNDVSNAIGPLVALWLVYTTSSVTSTEPTPIWLLLYGGVGICAGLWVWGRRVIQTMGKDLTPITPSSGFSIELASALTVVVASNIGLPVSTTHCKVGSVVAVGWLRSRKAVDWRLFRNIFMAWFVTVPISGLISAAIMAIFIYGIL comes from the exons ATGGTTTCAACAACTGCGACTGCAATAATACTGGCCAGCACAGTAGGGCTGGCGACCCATACCGCTCTGACAGAGTATATGTGGCTGCTGATTGTCGGCTTCATCATCGCCTTCATCTTAGCCTTTTCCGTGGGTGCCAATGATGTTGCCAACTCGTTTGGCACAGCCGTGGGCTCTGGTGTGGTCACCTTGCGACAGGCATGCATTCTGGCCACAGTCTTTGAGACTCTGGGCTCTGTGCTCCTTGGGGCCAAAGTGAGCGAAACCATCCGCAAGGGTATCATCGACGTGAACATGTACAATGGCTCTGAGCACGTGTTGATGGCTGGATCCATCAGTGCCATGTTTG GATCTGCTGTGTGGCAGCTGGCAGCCTCTTTCCTTAAGCTCCCCATCTCTGGAACACACTGCATTGTTGGTGCTACTATCGGCTTTTCGCTGGTTGCCAGAGGCCAGCAGGGAGTCAAGTGGTTAGAACTCCTTCGTATTG TTGGTTCCTGGTTCCTGAGTCCCCTTTTGTCCGGAATAATGTCAGCCATTGTTTTCTACTTTGTGCGTGTGTTCATCTTACACAAG AAAGACCCTGTGCCTAATGGATTGAGGGCCCTGCCTGTCTTTTACGCCATAACTATGGGAATCAACCTGTTCTCCATCATGTTCACTGGAGCTCCGA TGCTGGGATTTGACAAAATCCCTTGGTGGGGCACCCTGCTCATCTCGTTGGGCTTCTCTCTGCTGACCGCCATTGTGGTCTGGTTTATTGTCTGCCCTCGCCTCAAGAAGAAGATTGCAC GAGATATCAAGTCTTCCAGCCCCTCTGAGAGCCCCCTGATGGAGAAGAGGGAGCTGAGAGAGGCCCACTGTCCAATCCTGAAACAGACTGCCAAGGAGACGTCTACGCCTACCACTCCAGCTGTCGATCAAAGCACCTCTGCACAGCTCCAGGCTGCGCCTGAAGAGCGCCGGGTGGCGTTTGACATTGGAGATTCTGACGATGTTGACAATAATAAGGAACGCAAGGTGGCGTTTGACATTGGAGATTCTGATGACACAGACTACAGCATA TTCAACAACAGGTCAGCACAGATTCCAAGTAACGGTTACAGCCAATACCACACGGTCCACAAGGACTCTGGCCTCTACAAAGATCTACTGCATAAGCTCCACCTGGCCAAGGTTGGTGACTGCATGGGCGAGGGGGGTGACCGACCTATCCGGCGCAACAACAGCTACACCTCCTACACCATGGCCATCATCGGCATGCACGGAGACTTCAAGCACAAAGAAGGGGAATTCCGTGCCAGCGAGGATGGCGACAAAGGCCCAGGGTCAGGTGGTCAGGAAAGGAAGCGTGTGCGTATGGACAGTTACACTAGCTACTGCAATGCTGTGGCAGAGCACACAACTCCTGAAGCTCTGGGAGAGGGCGATGTGACACTAGAAATGGGGAAGGAGGATGCAGGTAGCAGCCAAAGCTCTCTCGATGATGATGGGCTTGAAGCAGACAAGCCAGAAGTCTCAACTCTCTTCCAGTTCCTCCAAATTCTCACTGCCTGCTTTGGATCTTTTGCCCATGGTGGAAACGATGTTAG TAATGCCATTGGACCGTTGGTAGCTCTGTGGCTGGTTTACACAACCAGTAGTGTGACGTCAACAGAGCCCACTCCCATTTGGTTGCTGCTGTACGGTGGCGTTGGCATCTGCGCTGGACTCTGGGTGTGGGGTCGCAGAGTGATCCAGACTATGGGCAAGGACCTTACCCCCATCACCCCCTCAAG tgGTTTCAGCATTGAACTGGCCTCAGCCCTGACTGTCGTGGTAGCCTCTAACATTGGCCTGCCTGTGTCTACCACCCACTGCAAG GTGGGCTCTGTGGTTGCAGTAGGATGGCTGCGCTCAAGGAAGGCCGTAGACTGGCGTCTGTTCAGAAACATCTTCATGGCGTGGTTCGTGACAGTGCCCATCTCTGGCCTGATCAGTGCCGCCATCATGGCCATCTTCATCTATGGCATCCTGTGA
- the slc20a1b gene encoding sodium-dependent phosphate transporter 1-B isoform X3 produces the protein MVSTTATAIILASTVGLATHTALTEYMWLLIVGFIIAFILAFSVGANDVANSFGTAVGSGVVTLRQACILATVFETLGSVLLGAKVSETIRKGIIDVNMYNGSEHVLMAGSISAMFGSAVWQLAASFLKLPISGTHCIVGATIGFSLVARGQQGVKWLELLRIVGSWFLSPLLSGIMSAIVFYFVRVFILHKKDPVPNGLRALPVFYAITMGINLFSIMFTGAPMLGFDKIPWWGTLLISLGFSLLTAIVVWFIVCPRLKKKIARDIKSSSPSESPLMEKRELREAHCPILKQTAKETSTPTTPAVDQSTSAQLQAAPEERRVAFDIGDSDDVDNNKERKHSNGSTNAPNQVQLNNHAQFNNRSAQIPSNGYSQYHTVHKDSGLYKDLLHKLHLAKVGDCMGEGGDRPIRRNNSYTSYTMAIIGMHGDFKHKEGEFRASEDGDKGPGSGGQERKRVRMDSYTSYCNAVAEHTTPEALGEGDVTLEMGKEDAGSSQSSLDDDGLEADKPEVSTLFQFLQILTACFGSFAHGGNDVSNAIGPLVALWLVYTTSSVTSTEPTPIWLLLYGGVGICAGLWVWGRRVIQTMGKDLTPITPSSGFSIELASALTVVVASNIGLPVSTTHCKVGSVVAVGWLRSRKAVDWRLFRNIFMAWFVTVPISGLISAAIMAIFIYGIL, from the exons ATGGTTTCAACAACTGCGACTGCAATAATACTGGCCAGCACAGTAGGGCTGGCGACCCATACCGCTCTGACAGAGTATATGTGGCTGCTGATTGTCGGCTTCATCATCGCCTTCATCTTAGCCTTTTCCGTGGGTGCCAATGATGTTGCCAACTCGTTTGGCACAGCCGTGGGCTCTGGTGTGGTCACCTTGCGACAGGCATGCATTCTGGCCACAGTCTTTGAGACTCTGGGCTCTGTGCTCCTTGGGGCCAAAGTGAGCGAAACCATCCGCAAGGGTATCATCGACGTGAACATGTACAATGGCTCTGAGCACGTGTTGATGGCTGGATCCATCAGTGCCATGTTTG GATCTGCTGTGTGGCAGCTGGCAGCCTCTTTCCTTAAGCTCCCCATCTCTGGAACACACTGCATTGTTGGTGCTACTATCGGCTTTTCGCTGGTTGCCAGAGGCCAGCAGGGAGTCAAGTGGTTAGAACTCCTTCGTATTG TTGGTTCCTGGTTCCTGAGTCCCCTTTTGTCCGGAATAATGTCAGCCATTGTTTTCTACTTTGTGCGTGTGTTCATCTTACACAAG AAAGACCCTGTGCCTAATGGATTGAGGGCCCTGCCTGTCTTTTACGCCATAACTATGGGAATCAACCTGTTCTCCATCATGTTCACTGGAGCTCCGA TGCTGGGATTTGACAAAATCCCTTGGTGGGGCACCCTGCTCATCTCGTTGGGCTTCTCTCTGCTGACCGCCATTGTGGTCTGGTTTATTGTCTGCCCTCGCCTCAAGAAGAAGATTGCAC GAGATATCAAGTCTTCCAGCCCCTCTGAGAGCCCCCTGATGGAGAAGAGGGAGCTGAGAGAGGCCCACTGTCCAATCCTGAAACAGACTGCCAAGGAGACGTCTACGCCTACCACTCCAGCTGTCGATCAAAGCACCTCTGCACAGCTCCAGGCTGCGCCTGAAGAGCGCCGGGTGGCGTTTGACATTGGAGATTCTGACGATGTTGACAATAATAAGGAACGCAAG CACAGCAATGGCTCCACAAATGCCCCCAATCAGGTCCAGCTGAACAACCACGCTCAGTTCAACAACAGGTCAGCACAGATTCCAAGTAACGGTTACAGCCAATACCACACGGTCCACAAGGACTCTGGCCTCTACAAAGATCTACTGCATAAGCTCCACCTGGCCAAGGTTGGTGACTGCATGGGCGAGGGGGGTGACCGACCTATCCGGCGCAACAACAGCTACACCTCCTACACCATGGCCATCATCGGCATGCACGGAGACTTCAAGCACAAAGAAGGGGAATTCCGTGCCAGCGAGGATGGCGACAAAGGCCCAGGGTCAGGTGGTCAGGAAAGGAAGCGTGTGCGTATGGACAGTTACACTAGCTACTGCAATGCTGTGGCAGAGCACACAACTCCTGAAGCTCTGGGAGAGGGCGATGTGACACTAGAAATGGGGAAGGAGGATGCAGGTAGCAGCCAAAGCTCTCTCGATGATGATGGGCTTGAAGCAGACAAGCCAGAAGTCTCAACTCTCTTCCAGTTCCTCCAAATTCTCACTGCCTGCTTTGGATCTTTTGCCCATGGTGGAAACGATGTTAG TAATGCCATTGGACCGTTGGTAGCTCTGTGGCTGGTTTACACAACCAGTAGTGTGACGTCAACAGAGCCCACTCCCATTTGGTTGCTGCTGTACGGTGGCGTTGGCATCTGCGCTGGACTCTGGGTGTGGGGTCGCAGAGTGATCCAGACTATGGGCAAGGACCTTACCCCCATCACCCCCTCAAG tgGTTTCAGCATTGAACTGGCCTCAGCCCTGACTGTCGTGGTAGCCTCTAACATTGGCCTGCCTGTGTCTACCACCCACTGCAAG GTGGGCTCTGTGGTTGCAGTAGGATGGCTGCGCTCAAGGAAGGCCGTAGACTGGCGTCTGTTCAGAAACATCTTCATGGCGTGGTTCGTGACAGTGCCCATCTCTGGCCTGATCAGTGCCGCCATCATGGCCATCTTCATCTATGGCATCCTGTGA
- the slc20a1b gene encoding sodium-dependent phosphate transporter 1-B isoform X1, which translates to MVSTTATAIILASTVGLATHTALTEYMWLLIVGFIIAFILAFSVGANDVANSFGTAVGSGVVTLRQACILATVFETLGSVLLGAKVSETIRKGIIDVNMYNGSEHVLMAGSISAMFGSAVWQLAASFLKLPISGTHCIVGATIGFSLVARGQQGVKWLELLRIVGSWFLSPLLSGIMSAIVFYFVRVFILHKKDPVPNGLRALPVFYAITMGINLFSIMFTGAPMLGFDKIPWWGTLLISLGFSLLTAIVVWFIVCPRLKKKIARDIKSSSPSESPLMEKRELREAHCPILKQTAKETSTPTTPAVDQSTSAQLQAAPEERRVAFDIGDSDDVDNNKERKVAFDIGDSDDTDYSIANGAPKQVESNNQVQVNNQQVQHSNGSTNAPNQVQLNNHAQFNNRSAQIPSNGYSQYHTVHKDSGLYKDLLHKLHLAKVGDCMGEGGDRPIRRNNSYTSYTMAIIGMHGDFKHKEGEFRASEDGDKGPGSGGQERKRVRMDSYTSYCNAVAEHTTPEALGEGDVTLEMGKEDAGSSQSSLDDDGLEADKPEVSTLFQFLQILTACFGSFAHGGNDVSNAIGPLVALWLVYTTSSVTSTEPTPIWLLLYGGVGICAGLWVWGRRVIQTMGKDLTPITPSSGFSIELASALTVVVASNIGLPVSTTHCKVGSVVAVGWLRSRKAVDWRLFRNIFMAWFVTVPISGLISAAIMAIFIYGIL; encoded by the exons ATGGTTTCAACAACTGCGACTGCAATAATACTGGCCAGCACAGTAGGGCTGGCGACCCATACCGCTCTGACAGAGTATATGTGGCTGCTGATTGTCGGCTTCATCATCGCCTTCATCTTAGCCTTTTCCGTGGGTGCCAATGATGTTGCCAACTCGTTTGGCACAGCCGTGGGCTCTGGTGTGGTCACCTTGCGACAGGCATGCATTCTGGCCACAGTCTTTGAGACTCTGGGCTCTGTGCTCCTTGGGGCCAAAGTGAGCGAAACCATCCGCAAGGGTATCATCGACGTGAACATGTACAATGGCTCTGAGCACGTGTTGATGGCTGGATCCATCAGTGCCATGTTTG GATCTGCTGTGTGGCAGCTGGCAGCCTCTTTCCTTAAGCTCCCCATCTCTGGAACACACTGCATTGTTGGTGCTACTATCGGCTTTTCGCTGGTTGCCAGAGGCCAGCAGGGAGTCAAGTGGTTAGAACTCCTTCGTATTG TTGGTTCCTGGTTCCTGAGTCCCCTTTTGTCCGGAATAATGTCAGCCATTGTTTTCTACTTTGTGCGTGTGTTCATCTTACACAAG AAAGACCCTGTGCCTAATGGATTGAGGGCCCTGCCTGTCTTTTACGCCATAACTATGGGAATCAACCTGTTCTCCATCATGTTCACTGGAGCTCCGA TGCTGGGATTTGACAAAATCCCTTGGTGGGGCACCCTGCTCATCTCGTTGGGCTTCTCTCTGCTGACCGCCATTGTGGTCTGGTTTATTGTCTGCCCTCGCCTCAAGAAGAAGATTGCAC GAGATATCAAGTCTTCCAGCCCCTCTGAGAGCCCCCTGATGGAGAAGAGGGAGCTGAGAGAGGCCCACTGTCCAATCCTGAAACAGACTGCCAAGGAGACGTCTACGCCTACCACTCCAGCTGTCGATCAAAGCACCTCTGCACAGCTCCAGGCTGCGCCTGAAGAGCGCCGGGTGGCGTTTGACATTGGAGATTCTGACGATGTTGACAATAATAAGGAACGCAAGGTGGCGTTTGACATTGGAGATTCTGATGACACAGACTACAGCATAGCAAATGGTG CTCCCAAACAGGTTGAATCAAACAATCAGGTCCAGGTCAACAACCAGCAAGTCCAGCACAGCAATGGCTCCACAAATGCCCCCAATCAGGTCCAGCTGAACAACCACGCTCAGTTCAACAACAGGTCAGCACAGATTCCAAGTAACGGTTACAGCCAATACCACACGGTCCACAAGGACTCTGGCCTCTACAAAGATCTACTGCATAAGCTCCACCTGGCCAAGGTTGGTGACTGCATGGGCGAGGGGGGTGACCGACCTATCCGGCGCAACAACAGCTACACCTCCTACACCATGGCCATCATCGGCATGCACGGAGACTTCAAGCACAAAGAAGGGGAATTCCGTGCCAGCGAGGATGGCGACAAAGGCCCAGGGTCAGGTGGTCAGGAAAGGAAGCGTGTGCGTATGGACAGTTACACTAGCTACTGCAATGCTGTGGCAGAGCACACAACTCCTGAAGCTCTGGGAGAGGGCGATGTGACACTAGAAATGGGGAAGGAGGATGCAGGTAGCAGCCAAAGCTCTCTCGATGATGATGGGCTTGAAGCAGACAAGCCAGAAGTCTCAACTCTCTTCCAGTTCCTCCAAATTCTCACTGCCTGCTTTGGATCTTTTGCCCATGGTGGAAACGATGTTAG TAATGCCATTGGACCGTTGGTAGCTCTGTGGCTGGTTTACACAACCAGTAGTGTGACGTCAACAGAGCCCACTCCCATTTGGTTGCTGCTGTACGGTGGCGTTGGCATCTGCGCTGGACTCTGGGTGTGGGGTCGCAGAGTGATCCAGACTATGGGCAAGGACCTTACCCCCATCACCCCCTCAAG tgGTTTCAGCATTGAACTGGCCTCAGCCCTGACTGTCGTGGTAGCCTCTAACATTGGCCTGCCTGTGTCTACCACCCACTGCAAG GTGGGCTCTGTGGTTGCAGTAGGATGGCTGCGCTCAAGGAAGGCCGTAGACTGGCGTCTGTTCAGAAACATCTTCATGGCGTGGTTCGTGACAGTGCCCATCTCTGGCCTGATCAGTGCCGCCATCATGGCCATCTTCATCTATGGCATCCTGTGA
- the slc20a1b gene encoding sodium-dependent phosphate transporter 1-B isoform X5, protein MVSTTATAIILASTVGLATHTALTEYMWLLIVGFIIAFILAFSVGANDVANSFGTAVGSGVVTLRQACILATVFETLGSVLLGAKVSETIRKGIIDVNMYNGSEHVLMAGSISAMFGSAVWQLAASFLKLPISGTHCIVGATIGFSLVARGQQGVKWLELLRIVGSWFLSPLLSGIMSAIVFYFVRVFILHKKDPVPNGLRALPVFYAITMGINLFSIMFTGAPMLGFDKIPWWGTLLISLGFSLLTAIVVWFIVCPRLKKKIARDIKSSSPSESPLMEKRELREAHCPILKQTAKETSTPTTPAVDQSTSAQLQAAPEERRVAFDIGDSDDVDNNKERKVAFDIGDSDDTDYSIANGPAQIPSNGYSQYHTVHKDSGLYKDLLHKLHLAKVGDCMGEGGDRPIRRNNSYTSYTMAIIGMHGDFKHKEGEFRASEDGDKGPGSGGQERKRVRMDSYTSYCNAVAEHTTPEALGEGDVTLEMGKEDAGSSQSSLDDDGLEADKPEVSTLFQFLQILTACFGSFAHGGNDVSNAIGPLVALWLVYTTSSVTSTEPTPIWLLLYGGVGICAGLWVWGRRVIQTMGKDLTPITPSSGFSIELASALTVVVASNIGLPVSTTHCKVGSVVAVGWLRSRKAVDWRLFRNIFMAWFVTVPISGLISAAIMAIFIYGIL, encoded by the exons ATGGTTTCAACAACTGCGACTGCAATAATACTGGCCAGCACAGTAGGGCTGGCGACCCATACCGCTCTGACAGAGTATATGTGGCTGCTGATTGTCGGCTTCATCATCGCCTTCATCTTAGCCTTTTCCGTGGGTGCCAATGATGTTGCCAACTCGTTTGGCACAGCCGTGGGCTCTGGTGTGGTCACCTTGCGACAGGCATGCATTCTGGCCACAGTCTTTGAGACTCTGGGCTCTGTGCTCCTTGGGGCCAAAGTGAGCGAAACCATCCGCAAGGGTATCATCGACGTGAACATGTACAATGGCTCTGAGCACGTGTTGATGGCTGGATCCATCAGTGCCATGTTTG GATCTGCTGTGTGGCAGCTGGCAGCCTCTTTCCTTAAGCTCCCCATCTCTGGAACACACTGCATTGTTGGTGCTACTATCGGCTTTTCGCTGGTTGCCAGAGGCCAGCAGGGAGTCAAGTGGTTAGAACTCCTTCGTATTG TTGGTTCCTGGTTCCTGAGTCCCCTTTTGTCCGGAATAATGTCAGCCATTGTTTTCTACTTTGTGCGTGTGTTCATCTTACACAAG AAAGACCCTGTGCCTAATGGATTGAGGGCCCTGCCTGTCTTTTACGCCATAACTATGGGAATCAACCTGTTCTCCATCATGTTCACTGGAGCTCCGA TGCTGGGATTTGACAAAATCCCTTGGTGGGGCACCCTGCTCATCTCGTTGGGCTTCTCTCTGCTGACCGCCATTGTGGTCTGGTTTATTGTCTGCCCTCGCCTCAAGAAGAAGATTGCAC GAGATATCAAGTCTTCCAGCCCCTCTGAGAGCCCCCTGATGGAGAAGAGGGAGCTGAGAGAGGCCCACTGTCCAATCCTGAAACAGACTGCCAAGGAGACGTCTACGCCTACCACTCCAGCTGTCGATCAAAGCACCTCTGCACAGCTCCAGGCTGCGCCTGAAGAGCGCCGGGTGGCGTTTGACATTGGAGATTCTGACGATGTTGACAATAATAAGGAACGCAAGGTGGCGTTTGACATTGGAGATTCTGATGACACAGACTACAGCATAGCAAATG GTCCAG CACAGATTCCAAGTAACGGTTACAGCCAATACCACACGGTCCACAAGGACTCTGGCCTCTACAAAGATCTACTGCATAAGCTCCACCTGGCCAAGGTTGGTGACTGCATGGGCGAGGGGGGTGACCGACCTATCCGGCGCAACAACAGCTACACCTCCTACACCATGGCCATCATCGGCATGCACGGAGACTTCAAGCACAAAGAAGGGGAATTCCGTGCCAGCGAGGATGGCGACAAAGGCCCAGGGTCAGGTGGTCAGGAAAGGAAGCGTGTGCGTATGGACAGTTACACTAGCTACTGCAATGCTGTGGCAGAGCACACAACTCCTGAAGCTCTGGGAGAGGGCGATGTGACACTAGAAATGGGGAAGGAGGATGCAGGTAGCAGCCAAAGCTCTCTCGATGATGATGGGCTTGAAGCAGACAAGCCAGAAGTCTCAACTCTCTTCCAGTTCCTCCAAATTCTCACTGCCTGCTTTGGATCTTTTGCCCATGGTGGAAACGATGTTAG TAATGCCATTGGACCGTTGGTAGCTCTGTGGCTGGTTTACACAACCAGTAGTGTGACGTCAACAGAGCCCACTCCCATTTGGTTGCTGCTGTACGGTGGCGTTGGCATCTGCGCTGGACTCTGGGTGTGGGGTCGCAGAGTGATCCAGACTATGGGCAAGGACCTTACCCCCATCACCCCCTCAAG tgGTTTCAGCATTGAACTGGCCTCAGCCCTGACTGTCGTGGTAGCCTCTAACATTGGCCTGCCTGTGTCTACCACCCACTGCAAG GTGGGCTCTGTGGTTGCAGTAGGATGGCTGCGCTCAAGGAAGGCCGTAGACTGGCGTCTGTTCAGAAACATCTTCATGGCGTGGTTCGTGACAGTGCCCATCTCTGGCCTGATCAGTGCCGCCATCATGGCCATCTTCATCTATGGCATCCTGTGA
- the slc20a1b gene encoding sodium-dependent phosphate transporter 1-B isoform X2, producing MVSTTATAIILASTVGLATHTALTEYMWLLIVGFIIAFILAFSVGANDVANSFGTAVGSGVVTLRQACILATVFETLGSVLLGAKVSETIRKGIIDVNMYNGSEHVLMAGSISAMFGSAVWQLAASFLKLPISGTHCIVGATIGFSLVARGQQGVKWLELLRIVGSWFLSPLLSGIMSAIVFYFVRVFILHKKDPVPNGLRALPVFYAITMGINLFSIMFTGAPMLGFDKIPWWGTLLISLGFSLLTAIVVWFIVCPRLKKKIARDIKSSSPSESPLMEKRELREAHCPILKQTAKETSTPTTPAVDQSTSAQLQAAPEERRVAFDIGDSDDVDNNKERKVAFDIGDSDDTDYSIANAPKQVESNNQVQVNNQQVQHSNGSTNAPNQVQLNNHAQFNNRSAQIPSNGYSQYHTVHKDSGLYKDLLHKLHLAKVGDCMGEGGDRPIRRNNSYTSYTMAIIGMHGDFKHKEGEFRASEDGDKGPGSGGQERKRVRMDSYTSYCNAVAEHTTPEALGEGDVTLEMGKEDAGSSQSSLDDDGLEADKPEVSTLFQFLQILTACFGSFAHGGNDVSNAIGPLVALWLVYTTSSVTSTEPTPIWLLLYGGVGICAGLWVWGRRVIQTMGKDLTPITPSSGFSIELASALTVVVASNIGLPVSTTHCKVGSVVAVGWLRSRKAVDWRLFRNIFMAWFVTVPISGLISAAIMAIFIYGIL from the exons ATGGTTTCAACAACTGCGACTGCAATAATACTGGCCAGCACAGTAGGGCTGGCGACCCATACCGCTCTGACAGAGTATATGTGGCTGCTGATTGTCGGCTTCATCATCGCCTTCATCTTAGCCTTTTCCGTGGGTGCCAATGATGTTGCCAACTCGTTTGGCACAGCCGTGGGCTCTGGTGTGGTCACCTTGCGACAGGCATGCATTCTGGCCACAGTCTTTGAGACTCTGGGCTCTGTGCTCCTTGGGGCCAAAGTGAGCGAAACCATCCGCAAGGGTATCATCGACGTGAACATGTACAATGGCTCTGAGCACGTGTTGATGGCTGGATCCATCAGTGCCATGTTTG GATCTGCTGTGTGGCAGCTGGCAGCCTCTTTCCTTAAGCTCCCCATCTCTGGAACACACTGCATTGTTGGTGCTACTATCGGCTTTTCGCTGGTTGCCAGAGGCCAGCAGGGAGTCAAGTGGTTAGAACTCCTTCGTATTG TTGGTTCCTGGTTCCTGAGTCCCCTTTTGTCCGGAATAATGTCAGCCATTGTTTTCTACTTTGTGCGTGTGTTCATCTTACACAAG AAAGACCCTGTGCCTAATGGATTGAGGGCCCTGCCTGTCTTTTACGCCATAACTATGGGAATCAACCTGTTCTCCATCATGTTCACTGGAGCTCCGA TGCTGGGATTTGACAAAATCCCTTGGTGGGGCACCCTGCTCATCTCGTTGGGCTTCTCTCTGCTGACCGCCATTGTGGTCTGGTTTATTGTCTGCCCTCGCCTCAAGAAGAAGATTGCAC GAGATATCAAGTCTTCCAGCCCCTCTGAGAGCCCCCTGATGGAGAAGAGGGAGCTGAGAGAGGCCCACTGTCCAATCCTGAAACAGACTGCCAAGGAGACGTCTACGCCTACCACTCCAGCTGTCGATCAAAGCACCTCTGCACAGCTCCAGGCTGCGCCTGAAGAGCGCCGGGTGGCGTTTGACATTGGAGATTCTGACGATGTTGACAATAATAAGGAACGCAAGGTGGCGTTTGACATTGGAGATTCTGATGACACAGACTACAGCATAGCAAATG CTCCCAAACAGGTTGAATCAAACAATCAGGTCCAGGTCAACAACCAGCAAGTCCAGCACAGCAATGGCTCCACAAATGCCCCCAATCAGGTCCAGCTGAACAACCACGCTCAGTTCAACAACAGGTCAGCACAGATTCCAAGTAACGGTTACAGCCAATACCACACGGTCCACAAGGACTCTGGCCTCTACAAAGATCTACTGCATAAGCTCCACCTGGCCAAGGTTGGTGACTGCATGGGCGAGGGGGGTGACCGACCTATCCGGCGCAACAACAGCTACACCTCCTACACCATGGCCATCATCGGCATGCACGGAGACTTCAAGCACAAAGAAGGGGAATTCCGTGCCAGCGAGGATGGCGACAAAGGCCCAGGGTCAGGTGGTCAGGAAAGGAAGCGTGTGCGTATGGACAGTTACACTAGCTACTGCAATGCTGTGGCAGAGCACACAACTCCTGAAGCTCTGGGAGAGGGCGATGTGACACTAGAAATGGGGAAGGAGGATGCAGGTAGCAGCCAAAGCTCTCTCGATGATGATGGGCTTGAAGCAGACAAGCCAGAAGTCTCAACTCTCTTCCAGTTCCTCCAAATTCTCACTGCCTGCTTTGGATCTTTTGCCCATGGTGGAAACGATGTTAG TAATGCCATTGGACCGTTGGTAGCTCTGTGGCTGGTTTACACAACCAGTAGTGTGACGTCAACAGAGCCCACTCCCATTTGGTTGCTGCTGTACGGTGGCGTTGGCATCTGCGCTGGACTCTGGGTGTGGGGTCGCAGAGTGATCCAGACTATGGGCAAGGACCTTACCCCCATCACCCCCTCAAG tgGTTTCAGCATTGAACTGGCCTCAGCCCTGACTGTCGTGGTAGCCTCTAACATTGGCCTGCCTGTGTCTACCACCCACTGCAAG GTGGGCTCTGTGGTTGCAGTAGGATGGCTGCGCTCAAGGAAGGCCGTAGACTGGCGTCTGTTCAGAAACATCTTCATGGCGTGGTTCGTGACAGTGCCCATCTCTGGCCTGATCAGTGCCGCCATCATGGCCATCTTCATCTATGGCATCCTGTGA